The Dehalococcoidales bacterium genome includes a region encoding these proteins:
- a CDS encoding helix-turn-helix domain-containing protein: MACHSWEYIYYSSDIDTELDTRAIINHLPDRLKRIGELLLNGERLNTAEKCYLSRQRAKLLQDYNYHVGDTEAERISILWEQGLSMCKIAKALGRSHTTVSKYLKKMALA, from the coding sequence ATGGCGTGTCATAGCTGGGAGTACATCTACTATAGCTCTGACATAGATACCGAATTGGATACCAGAGCCATAATCAATCATCTGCCAGACAGGTTAAAACGGATAGGAGAATTACTGCTCAATGGGGAGAGGCTAAATACGGCTGAGAAGTGTTACCTGTCAAGACAGAGAGCCAAACTTTTACAGGATTACAATTACCACGTTGGTGATACCGAAGCAGAGCGGATAAGTATTCTCTGGGAACAGGGCTTGTCCATGTGTAAAATAGCTAAAGCACTCGGTAGAAGCCATACAACGGTAAGTAAGTATCTCAAGAAGATGGCACTGGCATAG